The following are encoded in a window of Methanococcoides sp. LMO-2 genomic DNA:
- a CDS encoding SDR family oxidoreductase has translation MESLYNDNNELEADHHERTALITGGSSGIGFELAKLFAENGYQLLLVAKPEDELLNARKLLQEIYPGTRIMVRSVDLSRSGCAREVYSFSKEHCSHVDVLVNCAGFGTYGFINDIDSQHEHDMLHLHVLTLYDLTRLYLKDMLERDEGQIINMASISAFQPNPYFTTYGASKSFILQFSRSLNYELRELGSNVHVMAVCPTAVKGTGFQKAARMENTNTFSSWMATTPEKVALETYRAMQKKKDMVIPGRVLDLTHKLVKRLPTKWLVIFSRSQLREKNSQI, from the coding sequence ATGGAAAGCCTGTACAATGACAACAATGAACTGGAAGCTGATCACCATGAAAGAACGGCTCTCATAACAGGCGGATCAAGTGGCATAGGTTTCGAGCTGGCAAAATTGTTCGCAGAAAATGGTTATCAGTTGCTCCTTGTAGCTAAACCGGAAGATGAACTGCTCAATGCCCGTAAGCTTCTGCAGGAGATTTATCCTGGAACGCGAATTATGGTGAGATCCGTTGACCTTTCCAGGTCAGGATGTGCGCGGGAGGTATATTCATTTTCAAAGGAGCATTGCTCCCATGTCGATGTACTGGTTAACTGTGCCGGATTTGGAACCTACGGATTCATAAACGATATAGACAGCCAGCATGAACACGACATGCTTCATCTTCATGTACTTACGCTCTATGACCTCACGCGTCTTTACCTTAAGGACATGCTGGAGCGTGATGAGGGCCAGATCATAAATATGGCTTCGATCTCAGCCTTCCAGCCCAATCCTTATTTTACTACATATGGGGCCAGCAAGAGTTTCATTCTTCAATTCAGCAGGAGCCTGAACTACGAACTTCGGGAGCTGGGTTCCAATGTACATGTAATGGCAGTCTGTCCTACTGCGGTCAAAGGCACCGGATTCCAGAAAGCTGCCCGGATGGAGAATACGAACACATTCAGTTCGTGGATGGCCACAACACCTGAAAAGGTCGCACTTGAGACCTATCGTGCGATGCAGAAAAAGAAGGATATGGTCATTCCTGGTCGTGTTCTTGATCTGACGCATAAGCTCGTAAAGAGACTGCCTACGAAATGGCTGGTAATATTTTCACGTTCTCAACTAAGAGAAAAAAATTCGCAAATTTAA
- a CDS encoding corrinoid protein translates to MEQNDVISNLTEAVVTGNKDDATAYAEKALELGIDPYVAVIDGLAKGMEIMGVKYDNKEAYMPQLMMASNAMYGGMNILTPHLKKEDGEKSAVAIIGSVEGDVHDIGKNLVKTMLTANGFEAIDLGKDVEINDFADAAVEHQADIISLSTLMTSTMDNMEATIKHIHDQGIRDKVKILIGGAPVTKAFADEVGADGTATDAMEAARLAKELLVDLSDNRWN, encoded by the coding sequence ATGGAACAAAATGATGTAATCAGTAATCTTACAGAAGCAGTTGTAACCGGTAACAAGGATGATGCTACCGCTTATGCAGAAAAGGCACTCGAACTTGGCATCGACCCATACGTTGCAGTCATTGACGGACTGGCAAAGGGTATGGAGATCATGGGTGTGAAATACGACAACAAAGAAGCATACATGCCACAGCTCATGATGGCTTCAAACGCAATGTATGGTGGGATGAACATCCTTACACCACATCTCAAGAAGGAAGATGGAGAAAAATCCGCAGTAGCTATTATCGGATCAGTAGAAGGAGACGTCCACGACATCGGGAAGAACCTTGTAAAGACCATGCTTACTGCAAACGGATTTGAGGCTATCGACCTTGGAAAGGATGTAGAGATCAACGATTTTGCAGATGCAGCTGTCGAGCACCAGGCAGATATCATCTCTTTGAGCACACTGATGACCTCAACAATGGACAACATGGAAGCAACTATCAAACACATCCATGACCAGGGTATCAGGGACAAAGTGAAGATCTTGATCGGTGGTGCACCAGTAACCAAGGCCTTTGCAGATGAGGTCGGAGCAGACGGAACTGCAACTGATGCCATGGAAGCTGCAAGGTTAGCAAAAGAATTGCTCGTTGACCTTTCAGACAACAGATGGAATTAA
- a CDS encoding winged helix-turn-helix domain-containing protein — translation MTSELVSTVFLSEKRKKIVLMLMDGPTTIDRIKESLEGSTSAIMAQVKILLEQGLIEQKGDDYELTYIGQIVLKKIAPLIKTLDVLESNKEYWQSRDLSGLPESALDNIGDLGEVIIHEPDLSHLFEPPKQLLQSLKNAENVSTFYSYFCPSCPYNYAELGRKETNFTLILTRSVYTRLVEEYEDQYNEMIASKNSSLYVVEDDAAKLGALSITDNLLLIAFFNSEGVFDHKKLLSFEESALSWGKELFEYYKGIAEEVKKSD, via the coding sequence ATGACATCTGAATTAGTAAGTACAGTTTTTTTATCCGAAAAAAGAAAAAAGATCGTCCTTATGTTAATGGATGGTCCGACCACAATAGACCGGATAAAAGAATCACTTGAAGGCAGTACCAGTGCAATAATGGCTCAGGTAAAGATCCTTCTCGAACAGGGGCTTATCGAACAGAAAGGGGATGATTACGAGTTAACCTACATCGGACAGATCGTCCTTAAAAAAATAGCTCCTTTAATAAAAACGCTCGATGTACTGGAAAGTAACAAAGAATATTGGCAAAGTAGGGATCTAAGTGGCCTTCCTGAGTCAGCTCTTGATAATATCGGAGATCTTGGAGAAGTGATAATTCATGAACCAGATCTTAGTCATTTGTTCGAACCACCAAAACAGTTGCTTCAGAGTCTTAAGAATGCAGAGAACGTTTCAACGTTCTATTCATATTTCTGTCCTTCATGTCCCTACAACTATGCGGAACTGGGTAGAAAAGAGACGAACTTTACACTCATCCTGACAAGATCTGTATACACAAGACTTGTAGAAGAGTATGAGGACCAGTACAATGAAATGATAGCATCAAAGAACTCAAGCTTGTATGTTGTTGAGGATGATGCAGCAAAACTGGGTGCACTTTCGATAACAGATAACCTTTTATTGATCGCATTTTTCAACAGTGAAGGTGTATTTGACCATAAGAAGTTGCTTAGTTTCGAAGAAAGTGCGCTTTCATGGGGTAAAGAACTTTTTGAGTATTACAAGGGAATCGCAGAAGAAGTCAAAAAATCAGACTGA